From Oreochromis niloticus isolate F11D_XX linkage group LG15, O_niloticus_UMD_NMBU, whole genome shotgun sequence:
AGATGGCTGATTACAGGAaccacctgagattcagcctcagatgccgacaagacaggattactcctaaaagtctgcTAAAAGCTGCTTAATGAACGGGTGAGGCAAACAAGTTTTACCATCGACGTGTTAAAATCTGAAGAGGAGTGGATCCGACAGAGACTTACAATGCTTCTAGATGACAATGctcttaaaaaggtgtttgaattcACCGAGAAGGATCGTCTAGCACAGCACGAGAAGTCTAAAACCAGGCAACAGAGTTTGACTTGTTGTGCGtcggaaaccacagcaaaatacaaagagtgtcctcagtggtcagaagagagaaggatgccaaaccgaggatgtggacaagtgggtgaagaatttgtctgacagacagctcacccaaacagagaaaaacatccttgctgaaggtttgaattttgctgtgacgccaagacaaatcccgctagtggaactgatcacagccacagaaagagcaatttgaaagaacaatattgcagacgtggaagcagagcaactacgggcAGACGTTTCGGTCTGTCTCAGCAacgcaaagcccccagcatccaacatcagcatggaagagaggaaggcactcCCATCACATTATCATCCTTTAGGCAGACAAaggtaggtgcacagttttgctaaaccagccagactatcatgagaacatttcgtcactgctcagtgacgaaaatacttatgagcccctagGACCCAGGAaatggttacaggaagagggtgatagactgtctgaagtagcaggttagccttcttagattgtgacatttccatcagtaatgggggacatctaaaagctgatgtgtaccgtaaacctacacatacggatcagtatttaaggtttgactctcatcatccaatggagcataaactggttgtcatcaggaagctacaacagagagcgaacaccatccccacagtcaCAGCGgccaaagaagcagaagaacatcacatcaagaatgccctgagtaaatgtggttactccagctggacttttgtcaaagctgggaaggcacctaaagaaagctccagccgatccaggagagaaggacagctGCCTTCTCGAAAGCCTGTAGGGATCCCGTATGCATCAGGAGTATCAGAACATTTGAGATGCATTGTTTCTaaacaccacatctctgtggctTGAATTTAAGAGAACAAACGTTATAgaatttccttacctggataccTGGAttacctttaagacctaccatagaaccaagtccgccagagcttatattatatttttacatgctgtagtgccatttttgggagcatttcaagttgatatacatcaatacaaccattataacccaaattttaataatatgtatgcattaagtgcatagtaagtacataaattgcaaaaaagtgcaataaactacaaaaaaattgaaaatcgtttttgttttttttaacatatatttctagttagagaaatttaagaggcttatccctcaaaactgtaaatacaaaaaagtttcacaaactagtttcccaccacaggaaatttattttaagtgtcttcatagttttatttttgaaatacaccaattttcatatactgcaggaaaatcgaaaataaatattataatgcaaatttgcgaaaaaacagcatatgcatcaaaataaactatttccagcagtgcaatatgagtcctaagcatcccagaaacgacacagaaagtcataaagtcaaacataacttttaaaaacacaagtatagGCTCATAAGCCCCTGATGGTAAaagaaactacatttccgcaaaaTGACGTCACGTCCGGTTTCGGGCAGATCACGGTGGACATTGCGCTGATGGAGTAGGAAGTGttacgaacagctgatcggatcggcaaagcgtgtttctggaatattatgtttttgttgctgcaagcgctttttatgcagtttttgcaaagctatatgtggaaggaaaccgtgacctaggacaagctgatggcataaaatgtaagtacaactcctccggtttcatatgcaaaaaaaattattgcgctagcttacatggttgcagtgctaccgggatttaaaaacagttacgCACaacagagcgtgcccgctccgaccggctttaaagggttaacacaATCGTCTTTGGTGGCATCTTTGCTTCTGGAAATTATACTGGGATAGTTCCTCCCTCCAGCACTCCACGGTCACAGTCAGTTGTTAGCGGGAGTAGCATTCATGTGATCAAAAAATAGACCAGTGGGGAATTAGCATCTCTAAACAACAAATcagaaaagtttgattttgcagGTTGAAAAGATTGATCCAATCACTCTGAAAAGACTTTCTAACAGCTCTTCTCCCTTTTAATGtctcacaaaaaaagaaaaacatccctgctcatcctaaaataatatcaataattatttctgcagatttgtgGAGGGGAATTGGAAGCAGGAAATCGCTGCACGTCAGCaggtgaaaagaaaagagagggaggaagttaagttggacatgtgtgtgtgtgtgtgtgtgtcacagagatCACACAGCTGAGGCATGTGGAGGTGTACAGCACATAGgtgttttgactgacagcttcTAGCTGTAATCACGTGTATGATTGTTTCCACATGTGAAACGGATGTAAAAATGATTGGATGAAAAATCCCCCCGTGGCCGGCAGTCTGAATAAAGGCTGTGAAGTCGTGTCAACATGGTTTCAGTTATCCTGCAGGAAAGTAAgactttaactttttatttgatacaTCAAAGCGTGAAGGTATGCAAGAGGGACTACTTTTACACACATGTAGACTATTGTACTGATGTTTCAAGTatatttttttgtctctaaccacaagatcagatgttttctgatagtGAGTGATGGTTTTTTCCAGAGagagcaaatgtttttaatatattgatcATTTTTGAGCCATTTTAGTTCACAATGGAGAGATCTgattaaactaaaataataattttagtcaATTTTAGTCCATGGAATAGGCTGGAAAATCATGGGGAGACCTTtgcctgttcacatttctctctGGTGCGATATCACACCCCCATTGTGCCAATGAGTTTAATCAAAGGATGAAAACTAACATTTTGTACCCGAAAAACTATTGAGTATGGATGcagtcattttgtaaatgattctgaaaaaaaaaacctttaaaaatacaagataaataattggttctcttatattttttttattttttacatacagaataATTAGCTAGTTCAGTTACAGAGCCAATGCATAACACCACccacctcaaagtgctttatatcatCAGCTAGGCCATACAATACCAGAGAGAAGTCCAAAAATCACTCCCATTTAATAGGAAGAACCATTCAGCAGAACCAAGCTCTtaggttaaagaaaaaacataaaagaggaagaacgatcaacaaaacacagactacaggagagagagggcatTGTTAATGACGTTCAGCAGTGGCACATAGACACGTGGAGAAGAAATGCTGTGTCCATCATGGGAAGGCCTCCAACAGACTGATGTAAGATGCATAACTAAGTGATGTTTCAAAAAGGAACACTTTAAGGCTAACCTTAAAAACACAGGGgacgtctgtctcctgaatccaaagtgTAAATGGTTCTACAAAGGAACCTGAGacttgaaggctctgcctcgcattctacttttagaggcTCTAGGAACGACAAGCAAGCCTGTAGTCGTTGATCAAAGTGCTCTACTGGGATAATATGGCACAGTGAGATCTGTAAGTTATCATGGCACATGATAATTCAAAACTTTGTATCTCAGGAGAaagattttaacattagaaCCACCTGTGTAATACTGTGTAGCTGACCTACCATAGATGAACACAAGACTTTGACAGTGAATTCTTTCAGGAGGTTGGAGCGTTCATGGATTGTTGTCAGCAGTTTGTGCCGTTAACACAAGGGACGCTTCACAGTCACAGTAACAATAAATGCCAGAACcatagactgcatataaaacatgaatgtaGCTTTGGCGTTTggaaagtgaagccagtaattCAGCTTTCAGTATTCCTGATGGCCGTGAGGAGGGAACTCATTTGGTTTCgaaaataattcttcttctatggaagtctggaaaacaaagactttgaTCCACAACCTCaggaaacactttcctgatgaattCGTGGCCAGAGTcactagtttcaagtcttatttaATACAATGTGACTTTCATTGTATAAATTATGTTCTCCTTTGTGTAACTGACAACTTGCAAGCCTTTGAGCGTGTGCCTCAATTAAACAGTGAAATCCACACTCACTTGTCACATCCCAGATTCAACATGTCTAGACTGTCACGGCAAAAGTGCACAGCTTGAGGCTTCATAACAAGTTTTTGCAAACTAATGGATGGACTCACAACAGTGACAGTCTGTGGCATAATGTTGCTTTCTAAAGATATGACCGGTGTtttcttttggctttttttttatatatatatttttctcattttttctgAATTACAATATATGAGATTATTTTCTTGTTCATCCCATAAGAGCACTCAGTTTCATAACAAGAAACCGAGGGTTCTTCATGTCTGGTTCAGACATGAAATTAACCAAAACATTGGTCCAACTCATGCATTTGCCACAACAAAGAAGGCAGATGTTGTAAATTCTCCTCAGCATCAACTCCACATGCCATCGTCCCTATTCTTCATCTCATTACTTGGCATATATAATCTCTGGTCGTACTGTGGCTTTTTGGGGCAGGGAGACAGAGTGAACTATAAAGGGTTTTATACAAGCTGAGGAGTGGAGTTAAACTGGAAGGCAGTCTGCATGTTTGTATGGAAACAATTCTTTCATGAGTTGCAATTCTGTTTGATTCCAGATGTAAAAAgccacagggagagaaagatgCATATCAGTCTTGACACCTAAATCCAGGATGATGCTGCACTTGAAGTGCTATCCTAACCTCACCGAAAAGACTACATTTAGCAAAAGTATtctctgtgcatttcttttcctaAGCAATAATGATTCTGAACAAGCAGGATAGAAATTCTTCCAGTTATATTAAAGGATCCAcatacttttttggggaagaaaagtgagttaggtaactttaaactttgcatatttgttggtgtaagacaggctggtctgagtatttcagaaactgttgatctactaggattttcccacacaaccatctctggggattaaaaagaggaacatatgcagtgagcagcagtcctttgagtaaaaatgccttgttgatgtcagaggagaatggcgagACTGCTTCAAGATAATAGGAAAGcagaaataactcaaataaccactcatatcAACCAAGGTGTGTAGAAAGACATCTCTGAATAACACATTGAATCCTGTAGCAGATGGtctacaacagcagaagacTACATCAGGTCCCACTCCCGTCAACTAAGAcagcacaggctcaccaaaattggaaattagaagactggaaaaacaataTGAGCAACATTCAGAAGGTAGGGTCTGAATTTTGCATAAAAAACACGAAAGTGTGTCTCCGTCATGCCTCGTTCAGGCAGTTTTGCTATACTATTGGCTGTAAATTACTTCAGGTGAATGGAATGTCTCTAAATGCTCATCTCAGCCAAAAAGCTAAGGATTTTTataaaactgtgaatcatgcaaaaccGCTCTGGTAAAATGCaggaattgttttaaaaaagggaaatgagcataataagTTCCCTttgacaataattttttttaaaaatcacaaattaTTATGATCCTACTTTAAGTCTAATCTCTGTACTCAAGTAATTACACTAAGTCAtgcaaatgttttgtgtttgttcttgaCAGGGAAGCACGTTTTCTTTCTGGCTGCTTCTCTGTGGTCTGACCAGGAACTAACTCATCCTTATTCTAGAAAGTGAACCACAACATGTGGCAACAGAGCCCACAAACATGAGCTCATTCCTCTTGAGGGGAAACtagcaactgaaaaaaacagagatagaaagagagaaagtccCAGTGTTCCTCTCCACATCCATTTGTCTTTGGACTACattcctgctcctcttcctcaaatgaaatggttatccctgcaaacaatgagaagactgagctgcaggagcatctgcagcatgtgaagtgggacatgaaacaaaaattggctCACAAGGTCGAGGTCAACTTCAGCATCAGCACATTCTTTGAGCCAAGGCGTTGGAGAGAAAGCAGGCGCGAACTGAAAATGGCCCTAGTCTCTTCctaacatgcttttatttcccaCATACTTCGTGATCAGCAGGCCTCAGTATGTTATCAGGTAATACTGAGACAAACAGCTGCTTACGTGCTGAAATGTGGATGTATTATTTGAGAAAAGCATTACACATGAATCAGAAGAACAATACATTTTGACCAATAGGCTAACAATTAAAGTAAACTCATCAGTATTAAAAATACAGCTGGAAAGGTGAACTGTTCCTACTTTAAGAGCAAGTGCAAGTGCAGGCAGATATGTTGCAAAATGTATTTACCatcataattaaatacaaaaaaagaatgtgcagaaaaaatctgaactctAAACTCACACCTatgatattaatttaaaaatcataGTTGACCTTTTCGAGTTATtgtaacaaaaaaggaaaaaagtcttTTCTGTGGCTAAGTCCTCAATTTTCCTTTATTCCTTGTAATGTTGTCAGTCTCCATATGAGTCACGTTGACCACGTGCTGTGTGCTTCATGCTTTGCTCtggaatgtcaggtttcaaaTAGCATGTACCCGATATTGCCTTGCCATGCCATGCCAGAGATATAAGATTGTGTGTaactgtaaaatcaaatgactattatttatttgcaataaaataacataaaacacacaccaaaGTACACACAGGACTTTTTATTAGTAAGTTACAATGCGGACACATGCACTGccaaggacatttaaaaaaaaaataatactatgacatttcatcatgtttcagttaaacaaGTTAAGAATCAAGCAGTTAagtaagaaaagattttttctgtttataacaATTAGAACATGTATGATTGAACACAGAAGAAACATGCACTTTACTGCACTGCAACATAGAAAATTATCCTAAGTGTAGaaaaacatatcattttcatttgacaaacacttgatgatacaaatgtgtttgcagtGACTGACTCACCCGAGTTTCTTCCAGAAGCCACAGGTTAACAGGTTAAAGGATATTTATTGTGTCACACAGCATGTTCTTTGGAAACTTGTTCAGCGCAGCGGTTTGAGAAAATATCACAGGCTGTCTGAGCGAGCAGGGTTTCCTTGATGTCGTACCCCTCCAGAGGCAAGTGCGGTGTTGGTGGTGCATCACGGTGTAGTGTGATGTACCGGGTTGTCAAAACCGGCTGCTGACATGACAGAACACTGCCCTCCTGCACCAGCCCAAAGGCACTTTCCACAAGGGGCTTGTCAGGTCAGGGATCTGGTAATGGACCCACAATGCCTCTGTAGAATCCACtcctaaagaaaacatcaatgacaataatgtaaggaagaaggttattatactgaacaacaactaaactaaaaagtgtgaaacagtggtgcataagttagagactgggatgtatatatgtacatgactGAGTTAGCCGTCTTCAGAAAGTGTAATGTTGTATGTATATTAATACCTATTCTGACACATGCATGTATGAACAAATAGCAACATGCATttgtaacacaggaaaccaaattTTACAAATCTAATTACCGTACTCCAGTCTGGGCCATCCTATTTGGTACCGGCTTAGTGAAGATCATAGAGTTGATAGGTCCTGGCTTCACACCCTAACAGAAGACACATTTACTATGGATGGTGTTGCTGTTCATATGTAAACATGGTCtaattcaaaaactttaacCTTATTTAAATTACCACTGTCCGTGGCTTGTGCCATTGCTGTTCAGATTCGGTGCAGCTATGCACAGGGGGACAACCGGCACTCTGAGTTGTGAGTAGTGTGCTGTTTGGAAGAGCAGTGCCACTGTGTGATTGCACATAACAGCACCTGCCACACAGGAGCACTGGCGATGAATCCAGAAGCTTAATCTAAGAAGAaagaactaaaattaaaaatgtaacatcatcTTCATGGAAGAGCCGAACAGGAACatagttcagtgttatggttacTGACCCCTACAGGCTTACCCTCCTGAATGCTTagtgtttccttctctccctattaaaacaatttaaccaTCCTTGATAACTGTAATAACTTAGATTGTGTATATTTGCAGTATTAACTTGGTGTAAATTTGTTTCTGATCACCCAAACACATCTGACTAGTCAAATTAGGTGTGATAAAGCAGGGGacaaggaaaacattcaagttgaTGGGCCTTCAGGAATGAACTTAACTAATgcttaaatgaactgaacccCACTGAACAGGGATTAACAACTTTACACAGCTTCCTGCCTACACTTAGTCTGTGTGGTGCCTCACTCTTCCTCATTGACCTGTAGCACAGGGCTCTCACACCGACCTCCCCTGTCAACCTGTGTTTTTTTGGATACTGAATAAAGATACAAGAACCAttagcattatttctgtacTACTCATGTCAACACGTCTTAAACATATATACTTTACACGTAGCAAGAGTAGCATTGGGTAGTTAACTACCTGCTTAGTTAGCCAACTACCTAACGCTATTATAAAAGTgtctaacaacaaaagtgacattAGTTAAACCTCAACTATAAACACCGTTTAAGGAAACATGTAATGTAGAGAATTGACATCAAATGAAACACATAGCGGAGTAGCGTAGTGTTTGCATTTCACGTTAGCTAACGTTTCTTTGTCGGTTAATTTACGTTTTCTTACCTTCGTAGTTGTGTATATATGATGCAGCATATAACTTAAATCCTTTATCTAACATGCTGACGGGGTTTGTCGTCACTCTGTAAATCCGATGAACATCAATGATGTTCAAATTTGGGAGCTCTTGTAGGACGAGTGCAAACGCGGAGGTCGGATTATGAATGAGTGGGAGGAGTTGCGCCATTAGAAGGAAGATTACATGACGCGTCAAAAGGCTGAGTGCTTTGAAGTGCGGCCGTGCTTTGAAGTGCGGCCGTTAGGTCACGCCTACTGAGGGCATAAATAGAAGTCAAAAACAGCATTAGtgtgtgttagtctgttcctCTGGCTTTGCGTTTCTTAACGTTTTGTCCATTTCCATCAGCATCGGCGGAGCCTTGGGCATAcgctgtgcgattttttcagtggCGTTATTCAGcgcctgctcaaactgtacgattgactcgcaggggttagaagttcgtaggtcacgatgcagggtctcacactatacgcccgatgctctgatgcgacctgagtgctcacactaatgccgggctcacactgtgcgatttttgaccctttttgagtcgtgcgaccgttttggcaATCGGCCCGAGTTTGTCCTTCATCGTGcctcgtgcatcgtgtagtgtacgtggggtaacgagaagcgattaacacctcacgaccagctcccgatcatcaatcgcttggtcgggaggatttcaaacctgtttgaaatcctcgcaaccgtcgtgagggtgtcactgcagcttctcacactgcgcacgcgcaaacacaaatgtcagcgaaaaagacggcgcagcacggcagtgcagcgtgtgatctggacacaagcgatggaggcacaacttgtagaactttggaaagctcacccgagccttttcgatgtggcctcacaaaattatcacgaccacaacaaccgtgaaaatagttggatctacactgctgctcaatcacagctgcctgatcaatgtttttcataaagttgatggtggtggtgtgcgtgtctgtgtgagtgaaagacagagaggcagagcgagcggcagaatttctgttataaccttcattttatgaacGCACAatttgagcactcaggtcgcatcagagcatcgggccgtatagtgtgagaccctgcatcgtgacctatgaacttctaacccctgcgagtcaatcgtacagtttgagcaggagctgaatcgcgcgactgaaaaaatcgcacagtgtgagcccgcataagcatcaatctgtccctctctctccctctgtctttcactcacacagacacacacaccaccaccatcaactgtgctaaattgctaatgaaaaatatttatcaggcagctgtgattgagcagcaatgtccattcaaatattttcacggttgttgtggtcgtgataattttgtgaggagacatcgaaaaggctcggaagagcttgcaaaagttctacaagttgtgctttcatcgcttgtgtccagatcacatgcTGCACTACTGTGCTGCTCCGTCTTTTCgccttcatttctgtgtttgcgcgtgcgcagtgtgagaggctgcAGTGACCCTCACGATGgccgacaggatttcaaacaggcttGATTTTCTTATGACCaaacgattgatgatcgggagctggtcgaggtgttaatcgcttcttgttaccccatgtatacaaCACGATGCACGATGAAGGcaaaactcgggccgatcaccaaaacggtcgcatGACTGAAAGACTCGGCTCAAAATtagccaaaaatcgcacagtgtatgcccagcgttacctacgaacttctaacccctgcgaatcaatcgtgcagtttgagcagaagctgaataacGTGACTGAAAAGATCACACAGTGTATAACCAgttttattcagctcctgctcagcatttttttttacatttttatgaatCTTCATcagttaaactaaaaaaaaaacaaacggcGGGCATTCGCAGGGGCTAAAGGAGCTTCTGGGTTGGGAGATGAAGCATCTTTAAAAAATCTCAAGAATTCAGGaggctttctttccaaactccttatgtttcaggtgttGGACCTGttcgtgggctcctgcactctgatatccatctcacctgcttgtaagcatccatcacatccagtgtggaaacctgtaggttccctccagatttcacaacgctttgtttccaatctccttgtgtttagGGTCTTGGGTCTgtttctgggctcctgcactctgatatctatctcacccgcttgtaagcatccatcacagccggcgtggaaacctgaaggtttcctccagatttcacaacggtttctttccactctccttgtgtttcaggtcttggacctgttcctgggctcctgcactctgatatccatctcacccgcttgtaagtgtccgtcacaaccagcgtggaaagctggaggttccctccagatttcacaatgctttctttcccctccacttatgtttcaggtcttggatctgttcctgggctcctgcactctgatgtctatctcacccgcttctaagtgtccgtcacagccggcgggGAAACCtcgaggttccctccagatttcacaacgctttctttccactctacttatgtttcaggtcttggatcttttcctgggctcctgcacactgatatccatctcacccgcttcaaaGTGTCCATCATAGCcgacgtggaaacctggaggttccctccagatctcacaacgctttctttccactctccttgtgtttcaggtcttggatctgttcctgggctcctgcactctgatatccatctcacc
This genomic window contains:
- the LOC112842520 gene encoding uncharacterized protein LOC112842520 isoform X1, coding for MLHHIYTTTKYPKKHRLTGEVGVRALCYRSMRKSEAPHRLSIKLLDSSPVLLCGRCCYVQSHSGTALPNSTLLTTQSAGCPPVHSCTESEQQWHKPRTVGVKPGPINSMIFTKPVPNRMAQTGVRSGFYRGIVGPLPDP
- the LOC112842520 gene encoding uncharacterized protein LOC112842520 isoform X2; this encodes MLHHIYTTTKIKLLDSSPVLLCGRCCYVQSHSGTALPNSTLLTTQSAGCPPVHSCTESEQQWHKPRTVGVKPGPINSMIFTKPVPNRMAQTGVRSGFYRGIVGPLPDP